A window from Larimichthys crocea isolate SSNF chromosome XXIII, L_crocea_2.0, whole genome shotgun sequence encodes these proteins:
- the LOC109141702 gene encoding sialic acid-binding Ig-like lectin 7 isoform X2: MMYLFTVLPVKLTHCLILKLIVCPFELQAGLVMSVTAVLSVNMGTASMLLSVFFVSGALAACSKRSYLFITAPQKMEALSGSCLLIPCTFRATLEQEFDSRETFGVWIKTDSRFDIDPNNVIFSSSRTDNIYPMRFTGNLREKNCTTLFSNLTTNYTDTYYFRVENKPFMGTAYCDPLKITVQDSPPSPRIEISGDLKEKESVSITCSAFTPCPHSPPKLTWNLQQDSHNKIQENTDGTFTTKIQKTITLSDQHDGYNITCSVTYPVNEGKHVKTAEQRKTLSVSCKTTRVCYWILSVYCVATNDLGNQSSVIHLGKDYPEFGVSVCVTVKILGIVLLCSTLIIFECWFRSRCCNKPEKDAVEADDVNRVIEIQAS; the protein is encoded by the exons ATGATGTATTTGTTCACGGTCCTTCCGGTGAAACTAACACATTGtctgattttaaaactgattgTTTGTCCGTTTGAGCTGCAGGCTGGTTTG GTGATGAGTGTCACTGCAGTCCTGTCTGTGAACATGGGGACAGCCAGCATGTTACTGAGTGTCTTCTTTGTTTCAG GTGCTTTGGCTGCTTGTTCTAAAAGATCATACCTCTTCATTACTGCACCACAGAAGATGGAAGCACTGAGTGGATCTTGTTTGCTAATCCCATGTACCTTTAGAGCTACACTAGAACAAGAGTTTGACAGCAGAGAAACTTTTGGAGTGTGGATTAAAACTGACTCTAGATTTGACATCGATCCAAATAATGTGATTTTCAGCAGCAGTAGGACGGATAACATCTATCCAATGAGATTTACTGGaaacctgagagagaaaaactgcaCCACTTTATTTTCCAATTTAACCACAAATTATACAGACACATACTACTTTAGAGTTGAGAACAAACCATTCATGGGAACAGCGTATTGTGATCCTCTTAAAATAACAGTTCAAG ATTCTCCTCCCAGCCCCAGAATTGAGATCTCAGGTGATCTGAAGGAGAAGGAGTCTGTCAGTATAACCTGCTCAGCTTTCACTCCCTGTCCACACTCCCCTCCTAAACTCACCTGGAATCTCCAACAAGACTCTCACAACAAAATCCAGGAAAACACAGATGGGACCTTTACAACTAAAATCCAGAAGACCATCACTCTGTCAGACCAACATGATGGATACAACATCACCTGTTCTGTCACATATCCTGTGAATGAAGGGAAACATGtcaagacagcagagcagagaaagacTCTCAGTGTTTCATGTAAGACAACCAGAGTTTGTTATTGGATCCTGTCAGTGTACTGTGTGGCCACAAATGATCTTGGTAATCAATCATCAGTGATTCATCTGGGTAAAG ATTATCCAGAGtttggtgtgtctgtctgcgtcACAGTGAAGATCCTGGGAATCGTTTTGCTCTGCAGTACACTCATCATCTTTGAGTG ctgGTTTAGATCGAGATGCTGCAACAAACCAGAGAAG GATGCAGTCGAAGCAGACGATGTCAACAGAGTGATTGAGATTCAAGCAtcatga
- the LOC109141702 gene encoding sialic acid-binding Ig-like lectin 7 isoform X4 produces the protein MSVTAVLSVNMGTASMLLSVFFVSGALAACSKRSYLFITAPQKMEALSGSCLLIPCTFRATLEQEFDSRETFGVWIKTDSRFDIDPNNVIFSSSRTDNIYPMRFTGNLREKNCTTLFSNLTTNYTDTYYFRVENKPFMGTAYCDPLKITVQDSPPSPRIEISGDLKEKESVSITCSAFTPCPHSPPKLTWNLQQDSHNKIQENTDGTFTTKIQKTITLSDQHDGYNITCSVTYPVNEGKHVKTAEQRKTLSVSCKTTRVCYWILSVYCVATNDLGNQSSVIHLGKDKLELGEENSELHSINYPEFGVSVCVTVKILGIVLLCSTLIIFECWFRSRCCNKPEKDAVEADDVNRVIEIQAS, from the exons ATGAGTGTCACTGCAGTCCTGTCTGTGAACATGGGGACAGCCAGCATGTTACTGAGTGTCTTCTTTGTTTCAG GTGCTTTGGCTGCTTGTTCTAAAAGATCATACCTCTTCATTACTGCACCACAGAAGATGGAAGCACTGAGTGGATCTTGTTTGCTAATCCCATGTACCTTTAGAGCTACACTAGAACAAGAGTTTGACAGCAGAGAAACTTTTGGAGTGTGGATTAAAACTGACTCTAGATTTGACATCGATCCAAATAATGTGATTTTCAGCAGCAGTAGGACGGATAACATCTATCCAATGAGATTTACTGGaaacctgagagagaaaaactgcaCCACTTTATTTTCCAATTTAACCACAAATTATACAGACACATACTACTTTAGAGTTGAGAACAAACCATTCATGGGAACAGCGTATTGTGATCCTCTTAAAATAACAGTTCAAG ATTCTCCTCCCAGCCCCAGAATTGAGATCTCAGGTGATCTGAAGGAGAAGGAGTCTGTCAGTATAACCTGCTCAGCTTTCACTCCCTGTCCACACTCCCCTCCTAAACTCACCTGGAATCTCCAACAAGACTCTCACAACAAAATCCAGGAAAACACAGATGGGACCTTTACAACTAAAATCCAGAAGACCATCACTCTGTCAGACCAACATGATGGATACAACATCACCTGTTCTGTCACATATCCTGTGAATGAAGGGAAACATGtcaagacagcagagcagagaaagacTCTCAGTGTTTCATGTAAGACAACCAGAGTTTGTTATTGGATCCTGTCAGTGTACTGTGTGGCCACAAATGATCTTGGTAATCAATCATCAGTGATTCATCTGGGTAAAG ATAAACTTGAACTTGGAGAGGAAAATTCAGAACTACACAGCATCA ATTATCCAGAGtttggtgtgtctgtctgcgtcACAGTGAAGATCCTGGGAATCGTTTTGCTCTGCAGTACACTCATCATCTTTGAGTG ctgGTTTAGATCGAGATGCTGCAACAAACCAGAGAAG GATGCAGTCGAAGCAGACGATGTCAACAGAGTGATTGAGATTCAAGCAtcatga
- the LOC109141702 gene encoding sialic acid-binding Ig-like lectin 7 isoform X3 — MVMSVTAVLSVNMGTASMLLSVFFVSGALAACSKRSYLFITAPQKMEALSGSCLLIPCTFRATLEQEFDSRETFGVWIKTDSRFDIDPNNVIFSSSRTDNIYPMRFTGNLREKNCTTLFSNLTTNYTDTYYFRVENKPFMGTAYCDPLKITVQDSPPSPRIEISGDLKEKESVSITCSAFTPCPHSPPKLTWNLQQDSHNKIQENTDGTFTTKIQKTITLSDQHDGYNITCSVTYPVNEGKHVKTAEQRKTLSVSCKTTRVCYWILSVYCVATNDLGNQSSVIHLGKDKLELGEENSELHSINYPEFGVSVCVTVKILGIVLLCSTLIIFECWFRSRCCNKPEKDAVEADDVNRVIEIQAS; from the exons ATG GTGATGAGTGTCACTGCAGTCCTGTCTGTGAACATGGGGACAGCCAGCATGTTACTGAGTGTCTTCTTTGTTTCAG GTGCTTTGGCTGCTTGTTCTAAAAGATCATACCTCTTCATTACTGCACCACAGAAGATGGAAGCACTGAGTGGATCTTGTTTGCTAATCCCATGTACCTTTAGAGCTACACTAGAACAAGAGTTTGACAGCAGAGAAACTTTTGGAGTGTGGATTAAAACTGACTCTAGATTTGACATCGATCCAAATAATGTGATTTTCAGCAGCAGTAGGACGGATAACATCTATCCAATGAGATTTACTGGaaacctgagagagaaaaactgcaCCACTTTATTTTCCAATTTAACCACAAATTATACAGACACATACTACTTTAGAGTTGAGAACAAACCATTCATGGGAACAGCGTATTGTGATCCTCTTAAAATAACAGTTCAAG ATTCTCCTCCCAGCCCCAGAATTGAGATCTCAGGTGATCTGAAGGAGAAGGAGTCTGTCAGTATAACCTGCTCAGCTTTCACTCCCTGTCCACACTCCCCTCCTAAACTCACCTGGAATCTCCAACAAGACTCTCACAACAAAATCCAGGAAAACACAGATGGGACCTTTACAACTAAAATCCAGAAGACCATCACTCTGTCAGACCAACATGATGGATACAACATCACCTGTTCTGTCACATATCCTGTGAATGAAGGGAAACATGtcaagacagcagagcagagaaagacTCTCAGTGTTTCATGTAAGACAACCAGAGTTTGTTATTGGATCCTGTCAGTGTACTGTGTGGCCACAAATGATCTTGGTAATCAATCATCAGTGATTCATCTGGGTAAAG ATAAACTTGAACTTGGAGAGGAAAATTCAGAACTACACAGCATCA ATTATCCAGAGtttggtgtgtctgtctgcgtcACAGTGAAGATCCTGGGAATCGTTTTGCTCTGCAGTACACTCATCATCTTTGAGTG ctgGTTTAGATCGAGATGCTGCAACAAACCAGAGAAG GATGCAGTCGAAGCAGACGATGTCAACAGAGTGATTGAGATTCAAGCAtcatga
- the LOC109141702 gene encoding sialic acid-binding Ig-like lectin 7 isoform X1 produces the protein MMYLFTVLPVKLTHCLILKLIVCPFELQAGLVMSVTAVLSVNMGTASMLLSVFFVSGALAACSKRSYLFITAPQKMEALSGSCLLIPCTFRATLEQEFDSRETFGVWIKTDSRFDIDPNNVIFSSSRTDNIYPMRFTGNLREKNCTTLFSNLTTNYTDTYYFRVENKPFMGTAYCDPLKITVQDSPPSPRIEISGDLKEKESVSITCSAFTPCPHSPPKLTWNLQQDSHNKIQENTDGTFTTKIQKTITLSDQHDGYNITCSVTYPVNEGKHVKTAEQRKTLSVSCKTTRVCYWILSVYCVATNDLGNQSSVIHLGKDKLELGEENSELHSINYPEFGVSVCVTVKILGIVLLCSTLIIFECWFRSRCCNKPEKDAVEADDVNRVIEIQAS, from the exons ATGATGTATTTGTTCACGGTCCTTCCGGTGAAACTAACACATTGtctgattttaaaactgattgTTTGTCCGTTTGAGCTGCAGGCTGGTTTG GTGATGAGTGTCACTGCAGTCCTGTCTGTGAACATGGGGACAGCCAGCATGTTACTGAGTGTCTTCTTTGTTTCAG GTGCTTTGGCTGCTTGTTCTAAAAGATCATACCTCTTCATTACTGCACCACAGAAGATGGAAGCACTGAGTGGATCTTGTTTGCTAATCCCATGTACCTTTAGAGCTACACTAGAACAAGAGTTTGACAGCAGAGAAACTTTTGGAGTGTGGATTAAAACTGACTCTAGATTTGACATCGATCCAAATAATGTGATTTTCAGCAGCAGTAGGACGGATAACATCTATCCAATGAGATTTACTGGaaacctgagagagaaaaactgcaCCACTTTATTTTCCAATTTAACCACAAATTATACAGACACATACTACTTTAGAGTTGAGAACAAACCATTCATGGGAACAGCGTATTGTGATCCTCTTAAAATAACAGTTCAAG ATTCTCCTCCCAGCCCCAGAATTGAGATCTCAGGTGATCTGAAGGAGAAGGAGTCTGTCAGTATAACCTGCTCAGCTTTCACTCCCTGTCCACACTCCCCTCCTAAACTCACCTGGAATCTCCAACAAGACTCTCACAACAAAATCCAGGAAAACACAGATGGGACCTTTACAACTAAAATCCAGAAGACCATCACTCTGTCAGACCAACATGATGGATACAACATCACCTGTTCTGTCACATATCCTGTGAATGAAGGGAAACATGtcaagacagcagagcagagaaagacTCTCAGTGTTTCATGTAAGACAACCAGAGTTTGTTATTGGATCCTGTCAGTGTACTGTGTGGCCACAAATGATCTTGGTAATCAATCATCAGTGATTCATCTGGGTAAAG ATAAACTTGAACTTGGAGAGGAAAATTCAGAACTACACAGCATCA ATTATCCAGAGtttggtgtgtctgtctgcgtcACAGTGAAGATCCTGGGAATCGTTTTGCTCTGCAGTACACTCATCATCTTTGAGTG ctgGTTTAGATCGAGATGCTGCAACAAACCAGAGAAG GATGCAGTCGAAGCAGACGATGTCAACAGAGTGATTGAGATTCAAGCAtcatga
- the LOC109141702 gene encoding sialic acid-binding Ig-like lectin 7 isoform X5 — MSVTAVLSVNMGTASMLLSVFFVSGALAACSKRSYLFITAPQKMEALSGSCLLIPCTFRATLEQEFDSRETFGVWIKTDSRFDIDPNNVIFSSSRTDNIYPMRFTGNLREKNCTTLFSNLTTNYTDTYYFRVENKPFMGTAYCDPLKITVQDSPPSPRIEISGDLKEKESVSITCSAFTPCPHSPPKLTWNLQQDSHNKIQENTDGTFTTKIQKTITLSDQHDGYNITCSVTYPVNEGKHVKTAEQRKTLSVSYKLELGEENSELHSINYPEFGVSVCVTVKILGIVLLCSTLIIFECWFRSRCCNKPEKDAVEADDVNRVIEIQAS, encoded by the exons ATGAGTGTCACTGCAGTCCTGTCTGTGAACATGGGGACAGCCAGCATGTTACTGAGTGTCTTCTTTGTTTCAG GTGCTTTGGCTGCTTGTTCTAAAAGATCATACCTCTTCATTACTGCACCACAGAAGATGGAAGCACTGAGTGGATCTTGTTTGCTAATCCCATGTACCTTTAGAGCTACACTAGAACAAGAGTTTGACAGCAGAGAAACTTTTGGAGTGTGGATTAAAACTGACTCTAGATTTGACATCGATCCAAATAATGTGATTTTCAGCAGCAGTAGGACGGATAACATCTATCCAATGAGATTTACTGGaaacctgagagagaaaaactgcaCCACTTTATTTTCCAATTTAACCACAAATTATACAGACACATACTACTTTAGAGTTGAGAACAAACCATTCATGGGAACAGCGTATTGTGATCCTCTTAAAATAACAGTTCAAG ATTCTCCTCCCAGCCCCAGAATTGAGATCTCAGGTGATCTGAAGGAGAAGGAGTCTGTCAGTATAACCTGCTCAGCTTTCACTCCCTGTCCACACTCCCCTCCTAAACTCACCTGGAATCTCCAACAAGACTCTCACAACAAAATCCAGGAAAACACAGATGGGACCTTTACAACTAAAATCCAGAAGACCATCACTCTGTCAGACCAACATGATGGATACAACATCACCTGTTCTGTCACATATCCTGTGAATGAAGGGAAACATGtcaagacagcagagcagagaaagacTCTCAGTGTTTCAT ATAAACTTGAACTTGGAGAGGAAAATTCAGAACTACACAGCATCA ATTATCCAGAGtttggtgtgtctgtctgcgtcACAGTGAAGATCCTGGGAATCGTTTTGCTCTGCAGTACACTCATCATCTTTGAGTG ctgGTTTAGATCGAGATGCTGCAACAAACCAGAGAAG GATGCAGTCGAAGCAGACGATGTCAACAGAGTGATTGAGATTCAAGCAtcatga